In one Elusimicrobium sp. genomic region, the following are encoded:
- a CDS encoding DUF3413 domain-containing protein, with the protein MNIRRLSSFIFFNLLIWCVLSLAYFKTNGFYTDTLGIVFTSLFIPGHLFLFAICLFLLTIPWLLVGEKTFKTVSIILASFITLSLAVDVLVFSQYRFHINLAMLQLFFGPAGKEIFIFPPSTWFIVAGVIALLAGVEWGIWALSKRWPFSGKCAIIITTLLFLVCAGYNCMYAWGKFMMVPSVMAQRGVLPFANPLSANRRLRKWGFEPKRKAYTMPAQGKLNYPIHPLTCSSASTPKNILIILVDSWRKDSFNLQVMPNLYAWAQNPKVTQFQHHLSGGNATEAGVFSLFYSLPSSYWNDFTTGQLGPALVSQALKQGYTPAVYSSAKLNSPTFHQNVFVEIPNLRISSQGDTKWERDIDAVNGLTDFLDKKPADKPFFGFLFLDAPHGSDYPAEDTVFTPAGEQMNYLLLSKNTDPTPYLNRYKNSVHFIDRQLARVFDSLKKNNLLENTVILLTGDHGQEINDTRNNFWGHNSNFAKYQTEVPLLVWDSSRKGSIKEYTTNHYDIAPTIISQIYGCTNPPQDYSIGIDLFDNTPRPFSIISSYTKKAVRTGNKITVIDAYGNLEHYDDEFNPIPDGADPAAMAEAFKTFAKFYN; encoded by the coding sequence ATGAACATTCGCAGACTTTCTTCATTTATATTTTTTAATTTACTGATTTGGTGTGTTCTCTCTCTGGCGTATTTTAAAACCAATGGGTTTTATACCGATACCTTAGGCATTGTTTTTACCTCTTTATTCATTCCGGGGCATTTGTTTTTGTTTGCGATTTGTTTATTTCTCTTAACGATTCCTTGGCTCTTGGTAGGGGAGAAAACCTTTAAAACTGTTTCCATTATTTTGGCCTCATTCATTACTCTTTCTTTAGCAGTAGACGTTTTGGTATTTTCTCAATACAGATTTCACATCAATTTGGCTATGTTGCAACTGTTCTTCGGCCCCGCCGGGAAAGAAATTTTTATCTTTCCGCCGTCCACTTGGTTTATTGTGGCTGGCGTGATAGCACTACTGGCGGGAGTGGAATGGGGGATTTGGGCCCTTTCCAAAAGATGGCCTTTTTCGGGAAAATGCGCCATTATCATAACGACCCTTTTATTTCTTGTTTGTGCAGGGTATAACTGCATGTATGCTTGGGGAAAATTTATGATGGTTCCCTCGGTCATGGCGCAGAGGGGGGTGCTTCCGTTTGCCAATCCGCTTTCGGCCAACAGACGCCTTCGCAAATGGGGTTTTGAACCCAAACGCAAAGCCTACACCATGCCAGCCCAAGGGAAATTAAACTACCCGATTCACCCTCTTACCTGTTCGTCTGCATCTACGCCCAAAAACATATTGATTATTTTGGTAGATTCTTGGCGGAAGGATTCTTTTAACTTGCAAGTAATGCCCAACCTTTATGCCTGGGCACAAAATCCAAAGGTCACTCAGTTTCAGCACCATTTAAGCGGCGGAAACGCCACCGAAGCGGGTGTTTTTTCTCTTTTCTATTCCTTACCTTCTTCCTATTGGAACGATTTTACTACCGGCCAATTAGGCCCGGCTTTAGTTTCGCAAGCCTTAAAGCAAGGCTACACGCCCGCAGTTTACAGCAGTGCCAAATTAAATAGCCCTACTTTTCACCAAAATGTTTTTGTTGAAATTCCCAATTTGCGAATATCCTCTCAAGGCGACACAAAATGGGAACGCGACATTGACGCCGTAAACGGATTAACGGACTTCTTAGACAAAAAGCCTGCCGACAAGCCCTTTTTCGGTTTCTTGTTTTTAGATGCCCCGCATGGGAGCGACTATCCGGCAGAAGATACCGTTTTCACGCCTGCCGGCGAACAAATGAACTATCTGCTGCTTTCTAAAAATACCGACCCGACCCCTTATCTCAACCGCTATAAAAATTCTGTGCATTTTATAGACCGCCAACTTGCCCGCGTATTTGACTCTTTGAAGAAAAACAACCTGTTGGAAAATACGGTTATCCTTTTGACGGGAGACCACGGGCAAGAAATCAACGATACACGCAATAACTTTTGGGGGCATAACAGTAACTTTGCCAAATACCAAACAGAAGTACCTCTTTTGGTATGGGATTCTTCCCGCAAGGGCAGTATCAAAGAATATACCACCAACCATTACGATATTGCCCCGACAATTATTTCGCAAATTTACGGTTGCACAAACCCGCCGCAAGACTATTCTATCGGCATAGATTTGTTTGATAATACCCCGCGCCCCTTTTCAATTATTTCCAGTTACACCAAGAAAGCCGTGCGAACCGGGAATAAAATAACCGTTATAGATGCGTATGGGAATTTGGAACATTACGACGATGAATTTAACCCTATCCCGGACGGGGCCGACCCG
- a CDS encoding SAM-dependent DNA methyltransferase — MKPTLLRLLKEIPPEKRLFLLAKEWVLRTLSNTADIPADWLAFLFDEKQGVYIKHTPLPVDFSCGAEGTHADLTPETLALVHETQSISRREKGLYYTPWETASLLVQQTLSAFLKHSSGISSQDTASLLNGKNPFSTEKSQHLDNQLARLRVLDPAVGAGGLLIPFWLTLAHLRHTLNPALSYGELLLFILKHNLFGGDKDPQALHTLRLRAGLTLLQEGVFCPPEEIGTHLFCKDSLSTDEQGKLDWFALCPQVFHEGGFDIILANPPYVGQKNNAEIFKHLRKNPYWKTRLTPKGDLLYLFFHLGLDLLRPQGIGGFLTTSYYAQAAGAEDLRNRLRHETALLHLTDFGEERVFKQAQGQHNLMTVFQKFPSLRPFCQVGGKRCPQDDLFSGENHFLQICAGKEPSLQTALCKMAAAPLRLKDCARISNGLMTGCDKISSAHLQRFALPGVQKGDGVFILSRKEKESLPLCAQEEKKIKPFFKNSDIRSYVPSLTPRFFLIDFFCPQDRSLNPADYPTLIKHLSRFKPVLLARKQNNNGIDKELKKGVYWLGSVRRKMNFEEEKLVVPHRSPVNTFAFAPGPWYASSDVYFISNPTNSVSLWYLLGLFNSAPYYAWLFYRGKRKGHLLELYSQPLSEMPVPYATASQRSKLEKIAKKIFKLKKQNSQADTSSLQEKTNLLVCQILGFTSQETEEINRVYLLEMNKKKI; from the coding sequence ATGAAACCCACACTCCTGCGTTTATTAAAAGAGATTCCGCCCGAAAAACGGCTTTTTCTGCTCGCGAAGGAGTGGGTTTTGCGCACCCTTTCAAACACGGCCGATATCCCCGCCGATTGGCTGGCATTTTTGTTTGATGAAAAACAAGGAGTTTACATTAAACATACACCCCTGCCCGTCGACTTTTCTTGCGGAGCGGAAGGAACCCACGCAGACCTAACCCCGGAAACTTTAGCCCTCGTGCATGAAACGCAAAGCATTTCCCGCAGGGAAAAGGGCCTTTATTACACTCCCTGGGAAACGGCCTCTCTTTTAGTACAACAAACTTTAAGTGCATTTTTGAAACACTCATCAGGAATTTCCTCTCAAGATACGGCCTCCCTATTAAATGGGAAAAATCCCTTTTCAACGGAAAAAAGCCAGCATTTGGATAATCAACTCGCCCGGTTACGCGTGCTTGACCCGGCGGTCGGGGCGGGGGGATTGTTAATTCCCTTTTGGCTTACATTGGCACACTTGCGCCACACACTAAACCCTGCACTTAGTTATGGGGAACTCCTTTTATTCATCTTAAAGCATAACCTTTTCGGGGGGGATAAAGACCCGCAAGCCCTGCACACCTTGCGGTTGCGGGCCGGGCTTACTTTACTGCAAGAAGGAGTTTTCTGTCCGCCGGAAGAAATAGGTACGCATCTTTTCTGCAAAGATTCCCTTTCCACTGACGAACAAGGAAAACTCGATTGGTTTGCGTTATGCCCGCAAGTGTTTCATGAAGGCGGCTTTGATATTATCTTAGCCAACCCGCCGTATGTAGGACAAAAAAATAATGCCGAAATTTTTAAGCACTTACGCAAAAACCCTTACTGGAAAACACGCCTGACACCTAAAGGAGATTTACTTTATCTGTTTTTCCATTTGGGCTTAGACCTGTTACGACCGCAAGGAATTGGAGGCTTTTTGACCACTTCTTACTATGCGCAGGCCGCAGGCGCGGAAGATTTACGCAACAGGCTTCGGCACGAAACCGCCCTCTTGCACCTAACGGATTTTGGGGAAGAGCGAGTTTTTAAACAAGCCCAAGGGCAACATAATTTAATGACCGTTTTTCAAAAATTCCCTTCCCTGCGCCCCTTCTGCCAAGTGGGGGGAAAACGCTGCCCCCAAGACGATTTATTCTCGGGAGAAAATCACTTTTTACAAATCTGCGCAGGCAAAGAGCCATCACTACAAACAGCCCTTTGCAAAATGGCCGCCGCTCCCCTGCGCCTAAAAGATTGCGCCCGCATTTCCAACGGACTCATGACGGGTTGCGACAAAATTTCTTCCGCCCATTTACAGCGCTTTGCCTTACCGGGAGTACAAAAAGGAGACGGTGTTTTTATTCTTTCTCGAAAAGAAAAAGAATCCTTGCCTCTTTGTGCGCAAGAAGAGAAGAAAATAAAACCCTTTTTTAAAAATTCGGATATCCGCTCCTATGTTCCGTCTCTTACCCCACGGTTTTTCTTAATAGACTTTTTCTGTCCGCAAGACCGCTCTTTAAACCCAGCCGATTATCCGACCCTTATCAAGCATTTAAGCCGTTTTAAGCCCGTTCTTTTGGCGCGTAAACAAAACAATAACGGGATTGATAAAGAGTTAAAAAAGGGAGTGTATTGGTTAGGCTCCGTACGGCGGAAAATGAATTTTGAAGAAGAAAAACTGGTGGTTCCGCACCGTTCACCCGTTAACACCTTTGCTTTTGCCCCCGGCCCTTGGTATGCCAGCTCAGATGTATATTTCATTTCCAACCCGACGAACTCAGTAAGTTTGTGGTACCTGCTGGGGCTTTTTAACTCGGCCCCCTACTATGCGTGGCTTTTCTACCGGGGGAAAAGAAAAGGACATTTATTGGAACTTTACAGCCAACCGCTAAGCGAAATGCCCGTCCCGTACGCTACGGCTTCTCAGCGAAGCAAACTGGAAAAAATAGCCAAGAAAATTTTTAAACTTAAAAAGCAAAATTCTCAGGCAGACACTTCTTCTCTGCAAGAAAAGACCAACCTGTTAGTTTGCCAAATACTGGGCTTCACTTCCCAAGAAACAGAAGAAATCAATCGGGTCTATCTACTCGAAATGAATAAAAAAAAGATATAA